The sequence CAAAGCCAGAGCCGAGGCGGAAAAAAAAGCCAAAGCCGCCCAAACACAAGTTGCCAAAATTCCCCCGCTGGGCACTTTGAAAAAAGATGCTTCACCGGGCAGTTCATCCACAAAGTCGGTGAAAAATGTGGTCAAAACCCCGCCGGTTAAGAAGGTGGAACCGCCTAAAAAGCCCAAGGTCCCCACCGTCGCAACGATTGGCACGATTGAACGCCTGGATCCTGCGCTGGATAAATTGATCCCACGTCAAGCGGTGATCGAAAAGCTGGCGGATGGTTTCAAAGCGTTGGAGGGGGCGGTGTGGATGGGGGGACGGCTGCTGTTTTCTGATGTGCAGGAAAATGTCATTTACGAGTATGAAGAAGGGGTGCCGGTCACCGTATTTCAAGCGCACAGTGGCTACACTGGCAGCGCCAAACGCGAGGGGGAACTTGGTTCCAGCGGCTTGACGCGTGATACCTCCGGTTCGCTGGTTATTTGCCAGCAGGGAGATCGCCGCATTGTTCGCATGGAAAGCGATGGACGTCTGGTGCCGCTGGCCGAGTATTATCGCCAGCGCAGATTCAACAGTCCCTGTGAGGCGGTTTTTAAATCCAATGGTGACATGTATTTTACCGATCCCCCTGAAGGGCTCGAGAAACGCGAGTTGGCGGATGCCAACGGCGAAATGCCGTTCTCAGGCATCTATTGCTGCACCAAAAAGGGTGAAATCAAGTTGCTCTGCAAGGAAATGAGCCGTCCAACAGGGTTGGTTTTTTCACCCGACCAAAAGACGTTGTACGTCGCCAACTCGGACCCAACCAACGCCGTGATTATGGCGTTCGCCATTCAGCGCGATGGCTCTTTGGATAAAGGCCGCGTCTTTTTTGACGCCAACGAACTTGTCAAGAGCGGCAAGAAAGGGTTGCCAGAAGGTTTGAAAGTGGACCGAAAAGGCAATCTGTTTGCGACGGGGCCTGGTGGGGTGCTGGTGATTTCCTCGCAGGGCAAACTGCTGGGGGTCATTAATACCGGGGAAGCGACTGCCAATTGCTCCTGGGGTAATGGTGGTAACGTGCTATATATCACGGCAAACCAATATCTTGGACGGCTGAAAACCGCTACTTCCGGCGAGCGCTAACGCCTCACTACCAAGCGCCATTCCAGCCTGACTCTCTTTTGCAAAAAGAGTTCAG is a genomic window of Verrucomicrobiota bacterium containing:
- a CDS encoding SMP-30/gluconolactonase/LRE family protein, translated to MTENMFKRLFIALALVAGLLVMAANAPDQNTGDTQAQADKKARETAREQAEAQRVVQAEAEKEARELTKRRIEFERQVREEEKAKALAAQQAEVLAAKRAREAAVAQAAAELKARQAAELANAEKIKTEKRLQAEAQRKAKADAEAAVKAEEQAKKRAQKEAAAKAEADRLNRIDSRVNELVERELKARRTASAAQEDAWLKAEADRQQKEAAAVEIKAKIEADRVLKLETEKKVRADAELARHKIAVEKQAQLAAESKAKADAEKQVKADAEKAAREIKARAEAEKKAKAAQTQVAKIPPLGTLKKDASPGSSSTKSVKNVVKTPPVKKVEPPKKPKVPTVATIGTIERLDPALDKLIPRQAVIEKLADGFKALEGAVWMGGRLLFSDVQENVIYEYEEGVPVTVFQAHSGYTGSAKREGELGSSGLTRDTSGSLVICQQGDRRIVRMESDGRLVPLAEYYRQRRFNSPCEAVFKSNGDMYFTDPPEGLEKRELADANGEMPFSGIYCCTKKGEIKLLCKEMSRPTGLVFSPDQKTLYVANSDPTNAVIMAFAIQRDGSLDKGRVFFDANELVKSGKKGLPEGLKVDRKGNLFATGPGGVLVISSQGKLLGVINTGEATANCSWGNGGNVLYITANQYLGRLKTATSGER